AGTGACGTACCAGGGTGGGTTCGTCGCCGAAGAAGAAGGGCCTGTCGGAGAGCAGGTCGGACAGCACGCGCAGGTCGTTCTTGCCAAATTCGATGATCTCCTCCTGGCTGTGGACGCCGATGCCGTGGGCCTTCGCCTTCTTCATGCCCTGGAATAATTTGCACATAAAATTTGAATCTATTAAATAATTaccaaataattatgtattgcgAACATTTCAAATAACACCATCACTCAGACAAAGACATTATTATtagattaaacgaacttaccttaAGTGAAGTTCTATCTTAATAACATGATTCTCTCTCCCTGTTAACTTAACCATTGTATAACCTTTATTGTATCCAACATTTATCACAATTTTCAAAGCTTTTAAAAAAGAAGCTCGAACAGCTCCAGTTGTCTAGTCTATGGCATCCGGTACGACAAGTCATTTCGTTTAAAGTATATTTCAGTAGATTATTAGAGCAACCCTGTAAATGGGAAAAGTATATTAGCATATATACACAAGGGAAGGGATGGGACTCTCTTAACAGGGAGAGAGAATCATGTTATTAAGATAGAACTTCACTtaaggtaagttcgtttaatctaataataacatttatctCTCTCCCTGTTAACTTAACCATTGTAGATGTTCAAAGATAGGGTTGCGAGTACATAATCATACAATCTGATTAAGAAATAAAGCTGTTTATTAAATCAGTAACATTTAAGATAACAATGTAATTATAATCAACATGACATTCAGTCTGATATCAAGTTACATATCGTACTACAAAACTGGTCAGGTTCTGAAGAAATTGGTCTGTTATAATGCTTAGCAAAGCAAATAGAGTTTTCTGACCAACCAGCTGTTTTTTGGATAATATCTATGGATATACCAGATCTGCTTGCAGCTGATGTGCTGGCGTGTCTAGTGCTATGGGCTGTAAAGATGTTAACGTCTATGCCTGCCtccttaagtacattttttatcCAGCGACTTATAGTCTGGGTAGAAACAGCATGGTGAGGTTTTTTATGCGTAATTAAAAGACTGTTAGTATCTCTAATAGACTGTGTTCTTTTGATATAAGAATTTAAAGTAGTGACTGGGCAGACTTCAATCTTATTactgaatatttttaaatttaataatggtTGTTTACTGTTTTTTCCTGAAGTTTTAATTAAATCTGGTATAAAAATTTGAACTCCCTCATGAGtaaattgaatattattaatCTTAATTAAGGATAATGTTTGGACTCTGTGTCCTGTCGTTAAGGCAAGTAACATCACCACTTTATGGGTAAGCTGTTCCAAGCTTATAACTTCGTTAGGGTACAAACCTTTTAAATAATTGAGGACAATGCTAGGGTCCcatgttatattatattttggaGTAGGAGGTTTTAATCGAAATACTCCTTTAACAAACCGTTTTATCCTATCATCATTTCCTATTCTAGGTCCAATAAGAAGAGATAGAGCGGATCTAGTACTATTAATTGTGCCATAAGAGGCTCCATTTTCAAAACGCTCTGTTAAAAACTTAAGTACGAATGGTATAGACGCCTGATAAACATCAATCTTATTTTGCTTACAGAATAGCCACCATTGTTTGAAAGAAGTATCATACTGTTTCAGCGTGTTATTTGAAAGAGAATTTAACATTATCTGAATTGCTGATTTTGGCGTTCCGCGCCTACTGTACGCCTCGCCGATAGCAGCCCGGCAGCCAGGGTAAGATGACGATGTAGGGGATGGACATCTCTGAAAGGAGACGACAGTAAATTTTTATTAGGCTTGAATATTAAAGGGTCTGTAATTAACAATGATTTTAGAAGAGGGAACCATGACTGAGAGGGCCAATATGGGAACACTAGTATACCTTCCGCTTTTTcccttttaattttgtttagaCATTTTAACAATAAGGAAAAAGGAGGAAAGGCGTAAAAGAAAATATCACTCCAATTGACAGTGAAGGCATCTACGGTGAAAGCATATGGATCAGGTTTCCAGGAAATGAACTTCAGGCATTTATTATTAATCCTTGACGCAAATAAGTCTATATCAGGGTGGCCAAATGTTtgtatgattttatcaaaatatttcTGGGAAATTTCCCATTCAATATTAATTTTTCTGGATTGTTCATCTGCTTCAAAATTATCGTTAGTGTTTATATAGGAAGCAAATATCCAAATATTTCTTTCCTCACACCACTTCCACATTTCCCTTGTAATTTGATTGAGATGAGGAAACTGAATGCCACCCATCTTGTTTATATAAGCTACTGCAGTTGTATTATCAACTCTTAAAAGAATCTCACAGTCATGTAAATTATTAGCAAAACATTGTAGACCTAAAAAAGCTGCTTTTATCTCTAGATAGTTTATATGACTTTCTTGTTCAAGTTTTGACCATGATCCAGATGTTCTATTTGATGCACATACTGCCCCCAGCCCGTTTTCGACGAATCGGTGTTAATTTCAATGCAAAAATCGTGATTTTTAATTATGTTGAATTTGTGTAAATTTTGACTCCACCAATGAAGttcagaaaaaataatattaggaagAATCATGTTGGCTTCATAGTTCTCCTTGGATTTTAATAATGCAAgatatttttctctttctagTAGTTTAGTATAAACCCAGCCATATGGAACAGCTGGACAAACAGAGTTAAGTTTTCCCAGTAATTGGGAGAATTCCCTTATTGAACAGGATCTTTTACATTTGAACTGCTGAATAATTTCCAGAATACTAAGTTGTTTCTTCTGTGGAACTGATAAGGAGAGGTTAGTAGAATCGAGATTAAATCCCAGATACTTGCATGTTTTGCTAGGGGTCAAAgaacttttttcaaaattaattacaAACCCTAGGTCCTGAAATAGTTTACATGCTACTTTGATATCATTTAAACATCCATTATATGATTggttaaaataaatactgtcGTCTAGGtagcatgtcaaaattatattttgttctcTGAGGTAGGTACTAACTGGTTTAACTAATTTAGTGAAAACATAGGGAGCTGAGCATAGGCCATACGGTAAAGCGttaaactgaaataattgtCCATCAAATTGGAACCTTAGAAACTTCCTGTGTGTCTCCGCAATTGGCACGGAAAGATATGCCTCTGACAAATCAATGGAACCCATAAAACAGTTTTCTGATATCAATTTGCAAGCAGTTCTAATATCCTCTAGTTTAAAATGATGTGTTATTACATATTCATTCAacttttttagatttaatataAATCTAAATGAACCATTGggttttggtactaaaaaaaTTGGAGATGTAAACTGATTGGGGTCTGGAGAACACTGTGAAATTGCACCAAGTTTAAATAATTTCTGGATTTCACAGGTCATACTTTCTTTTTCCTTTCCATGCCACACTTTTTGTATTGCCTCATGAGGCGGAGGAATAGTATGAAATGGAATTTCGTACCCTTCCAGCCATTTCAAAATTATTGGATCATCAGTAATCTCAAGCCAATTGTCAATAAAATGTTTAAGTCTACCTGCATGTACCTCAGGTTCTATCGGTGATATCTGGACCTCTGCTTGTGGGAGCTGTGTCTCTCTTTCCGGTGAGGCTGGTTGTAGTGCTTCCGGGGTTGATGGTATTGTTGCCCACCACGCATCCGATGATACTGCTGACTGTATTGTGGTGGGCTCTTCCAGTTTAACTGCTTGAACTGTTTGTTATTTGCTGCTTGTTTCTGCTGCTTCTTTTCTTTCTCTGGATGGTTCTTAATAGTATTTGAAGTTTTCTGGATTGTTTGTGCAGCTCTGATCTTGTCAGCACAATCTGTACCAAATAAAAACTTATCGGTCTTTTGATGACGAATAGCATCTTGGATGGTTTTATTCGCTCCAGCCAAACAAAAGAATTTTCTCGAATTTGAATCATGGTGGTGGATTTCCCCAGCCAACTTCGCAGCGTCATTGATTTCTTCAATTAACTTTTTAGAGTTAATATTTCCTAGTAAAACGTCAGTTAAGCATTTTCCTAGGCAAGACAATAATGTGCCTGTTAAGCCCTGTCTTATCATAATCCTTTTATCTCTTTTGACCGAGGGATCTGAGAGTGTAGACGCAATCTCTGGATTAATTATCGGTGCTATTGCAGCAGAAAAATTGGCTGGTGGAGGGTATTTTTTCACAATTGCTTCTCTAGCCTCTTTACCCAAGCCgtcattcataatttttgtcCAGCGGGAGGCCAATTCAGGTCTGATAGGGTTTCCAACTTCTGCCTGTTCCTGACCTTCAGTCCCCAGAGCAAGTAGGAACTCCTCAGGGAGTTCATCGTCCACAATTTCTGTAATAATAGGTAATATTATGACAAAGTTGTACATGAATGTAGGCTCGTCTATCCTCAAGTGATAGCGCAAAATGTGTATTTTGTATTAAACTGTCTATCCGCAAGTGATAGCGCAAAGTTGTATATTGTATTAGCATTGTCTATCCGCATTGTGATAGCGCCTGCTATAAAACAAGATATAATAGTCAATGGCATGTCTTATATCCACTCTGCCTAGCCAGTATTTGCTACATCTTATATTGGTCGGTTTAATATGTATGAGATGTTGACAAGAAGAAGCCTCAGTATAAATCTGAACTATGTATATTTAACCATAAACGCACCTGCATTTATATCAGGGTCATCGTGTGGCCTAGTATGCAACGGTGAAGACGCCGGTGATGGTGAAGAGTCTTCTGTCGGCGGCTGCTGCGGAGTCTTCGACTGCGGTTGTACAGGAGGAGTAGAACTGCGATCTGGTTCGACGGAATGTCTTTGCAGCTTTTCTTGaagtttttttatctttttcttaATATAAACTTCATCTTTTTCTTTATCTCTCTTCCTTTTTCCCATTTTAACAGCACTCGCGAAAAAATAAGAGTAATTTCGACGCACTTGTTAACGATAGTTTTACTTCGAGACCAGTATTCAAACGAGAGAAAAAACGAACATAGTTTATGGGCAACCGGAAAGTGCCagcatagaaaaaaaaaaaaaaaaaaaaaatatatatatataaacaatTCAAACGTTTTGGTCATAAAGTCTGGCACACATAAAGCGTCAGTCAGTATTACTAGTACGGTAAAGTATAACCCACTCTTTCTAAAGTATGGTTAATAACAGCGAAAGAAAGAGACGGTATGATACTCTGTCCATGAGACGGTGTTGATCCAAACAATAGAGTTTGacagtaaaacaaaacggaagttgtACTCTTCCGCCATTTCGATATATGAATGTATGACACTGAGATTTGTCTAAATAATCTTGTTTGGTTATTATATAACAATAAACGCAACATACCTGAGGTTCTTGTTACCTTACTTGTTTAAAACATAAGTCTCAAAACTGAATACGAGTCGCTGTGGAGTGAGCGCCGGACCGCCGCCGGCGCATTGTTTACATTAGGCGGATCACCGCTAAGAACATGATTTTGCCTGTCAATCACACTCATTTTCACTGTAATCACTTGTCTACATAACTTTGACATAGTTATTCActgcatatttatttaaacaatttaataaaacaatattttctgaTGATTTTCTGAGAGTAACGTGACAATGTTGGTGCACAAAAAAGTTAATGACTTGTCGTACCGGATGCCATAGACTAGACAACTGGAGCTGTTCGAGCTTCTTTTTTAAAAGCTTTGAAAATTGTGATAAATGTTGGATACAATAAAGGTTATACAATGGTTAAGTTAACAGGGAGAGAGATAAATGTTATTGTAAATTAGGTCAGTATTAATTACTTACagattattatgtatgtatatttacctTGCGACCAGACGTGAGCTTGTAGCAGAAGTTAAGGATGGGGTTCGGCAGACGGGTGTTGAGCGCGTTCTGCAGGTTGATCTGGTAGCCCTTGATGACGCTGTCGGGGTACTTGGCGCGCCACCACAGCAGCACCCACGAGAGGTGGTTCTCGATCATGGAGATCATGGCGTGCGACAGCACCCGCTGCTCCGGCGTCAGCGCTGTGTATAAAGCAAATAGGTCACTTGGAGTCCCTTGCACCCAAGCTGCGCTTCCAAATGCACATGCGCGAAGTGCCTGATGAATCTAGGATTCTAGGTCGCCCGGGCCCTCGATCCCGATTTTCATATGACAAAGAACCATTCGCAAGGTGCAAT
This genomic stretch from Leguminivora glycinivorella isolate SPB_JAAS2020 chromosome Z, LegGlyc_1.1, whole genome shotgun sequence harbors:
- the LOC125240656 gene encoding uncharacterized protein LOC125240656, producing MGKRKRDKEKDEVYIKKKIKKLQEKLQRHSVEPDRSSTPPVQPQSKTPQQPPTEDSSPSPASSPLHTRPHDDPDINAEIVDDELPEEFLLALGTEGQEQAEVGNPIRPELASRWTKIMNDGLGKEAREAIVKKYPPPANFSAAIAPIINPEIASTLSDPSVKRDKRIMIRQGLTGTLLSCLGKCLTDVLLGNINSKKLIEEINDAAKLAGEIHHHDSNSRKFFCLAGANKTIQDAIRHQKTDKFLFGTDCADKIRAAQTIQKTSNTIKNHPEKEKKQQKQAANNKQFKQLNWKSPPQYSQQYHRMRGGQQYHQPRKHYNQPHRKERHSSHKQRSRYHR